A genomic segment from Cyprinus carpio isolate SPL01 chromosome A4, ASM1834038v1, whole genome shotgun sequence encodes:
- the LOC109067996 gene encoding voltage-dependent L-type calcium channel subunit alpha-1C-like isoform X8 yields MVNESKNMYIPEDTLENHQGSNYSSPSLAPVPSLNEDERVGGGGGVLGLAPEHIPTPGASLSWQAAIDAARQAKLMGTSGAPISTASSTQRKRQHYTKPKKQASTASTRPPRALLCLTLKNPIRRACINIVEWKPFEIIILMTIFANCVALAVYIPFPEDDSNATNSNLERVEYLFLIIFTVEAFLKVIAYGLLCHPNAYLRNGWNLLDFIIVVVGLFSAILEQATKGDGGTSMGGKAAGFDVKALRAFRVLRPLRLVSGVPSLQVVLNSIIKAMVPLLHIALLVLFVIIIYAIIGLELFMGKMHRTCFFFKDGLKGPISEEKPAPCAPSSTHGRHCSMANITQCMMGWAGPNDGITNFDNFAFAMLTVFQCITMEGWTDVLYWMQDAMGYELPWVYFVSLVIFGSFFVLNLVLGVLSGEFSKEREKAKARGDFQKLREKQQLEEDLKGYLDWITQAEDIDPENDDDGLDDDKPRNLSMPASENESVNTDNAPAGDMEGETCCTRMANRISKSKFSRYSRRWNRLCRRTCRAAVKSNVFYWLVIFLVFLNTLTIASEHHQQPDWLTNVQDIANKVLLALFTGEMLLKMYSLGLQAYFVSLFNRFDSFVVCGGILETILVETKIMSPLGISVLRCVRLLRIFKITRYWNSLSNLVASLLNSVRSIASLLLLLFLFIIIFSLLGMQLFGGKFNFDETRRSTFDNFPQSLLTVFQILTGEDWNSVMYDGIMAYGGPSFPGMLVCIYFIILFICGNYILLNVFLAIAVDNLADAESLTSAQKEEEEEKERKKLARTASPEKRQNSEKPPLEDEKKEEKIELKSITSDGETATKINIDEYTGEENEEKNPYPVNDFPAGEEDDEEPEMPVGPRPRPLSDIQLKEKAVPMPEARAFFIFSPNNKFRVLCHKIVNHNIFTNLILFFILLSSISLAAEDPVNNDSFRNQILGYADYVFTGIFTIEIILKMTAYGAFLHKGSFCRNYFNILDLVVVSVSLISSGVQSSAINVVKILRVLRVLRPLRAINRAKGLKHVVQCVFVAIRTIGNIVIVTTLLQFMFACIGVQLFKGKFFYCTDTSKQTHSECRGSYILYKDGNVGKPEKAQRSWENSDFNFDDVLQGMMALFAVSTFEGWPGLLYRAIDSHTEDVGPIYNYRVIISIFFIIYIIIIAFFMMNIFVGFVIVTFQEQGEQEYKNCELDKNQRQCVEYALKARPLRRYIPKNPYQYKVWYVVNSTYFEYLMFTLILLNTICLAMQHHGQSQSFSKAMNILNMLFTGLFTVEMILKLIAFKPRGYFSDPWNVFDFLIVIGSIIDVILSEINHYFVDAWNTFDALIVVGSVVDIAITEVNPADPSSSPPSSVVRPMGLQNTEDNARISITFFRLFRVMRLVKLLSRGEGIRTLLWTFIKSFQALPYVALLIVMLFFIYAVIGMQMFGKIALRDNSQINRNNNFQTFPQAVLLLFRCATGEAWQEIMLACSPNRPCEKGSEVSHNSEDCGSHFAIIYFVSFYMLCAFLIINLFVAVIMDNFDYLTRDWSILGPHHLDEFKRIWAEYDPEAKGRIKHLDVVTLLRRIQPPLGFGKLCPHRVACKRLVSMNMPLNSDGTVMFNATLFALVRTALRIKTEGVKMSYTHVQFISMQKINSHANIHAPKSHCLYLFVSGNLEQANEELRAIVKKIWKRTSMKLLDQVVPPAGDDEVTVGKFYATFLIQEYFRKFKKRKEQGLVAKIPPKTALSLQAGLRTLHDMGPEIRRAISGDLTVEEELERAMKETVCAASEDDIFRRSGGLFGNHVNYYHQSDGHASFPQSFTTQRPLHISKSGSPGETESPSHQKLVDSTFTPSSYSSSGSNANINNANNTAIGHRYPKPTVSTVDGHTGPPLTTVPLPRPTWCFPNKRSCFYDTFMRSDSSDSRLPIIRREEASTDETYDETLLDERDQTMLSMDMMEFQDEESKQLAPMVEADVGEERRPWQSPRRRAFLCPTALGRRSSFHLECLRKHNRPDVSQKTALPLHLVHHQALAVAGLSPLLRRSHSPTLFTRLCSTPPASPSGRGGGGPCYQPVPSLRLEGSGSYEKLNSSMPSVNCSSWYSDSNGNHRGSVQRTQRPVSLTVPPVTRRDSISVAHGSACSLVEAVLISEGLGHYAQDPSFIQVAKQELADACDMTMEEMENAADNILNANAPPNANGNLLPFIQCRDTGSQESRCSHTLNLSTATGSDELLGVELECSEGAGQRNSTLMEDEDMECVTSL; encoded by the exons GAacgggtggagtatctctttctGATCATTTTTACGGTGGAAGCATTTCTCAAAGTTATTGCATACGGGTTGCTGTGTCACCCTAATGCATACCTGCGGAATGGCTGGAACTTGTTGGATTTCATCATCGTGGTGGTAGG gctGTTCAGTGCAATATTAGAGCAGGCCACTAAAGGGGATGGTGGGACTTCAATGGGAGGCAAGGCTGCAGGGTTTGATGTAAAAGCCCTGCGAGCCTTTAGAGTGTTGAGACCTCTGAGACTCGTATCTGGAGTACCta GTTTACAGGTGGTGCTGAACTCCATCATTAAAGCCATGGTTCCCCTCCTGCACATCGCTCTGCTCGTTCTGTTCGTCATCATCATTTATGCCATCATCGGCCTAGAGCTCTTCATGGGCAAGATGCACAGAACTTGTTTTTTCTTCAAAGATGGACTCAAAG GTCCTATATCTGAAGAGAAGCCGGCCCCCTGCGCCCCAAGCTCCACCCATGGACGACACTGCTCCATGGCCAACATAACACAGTGCATGATGGGATGGGCAGGCCCAAATGATGGAATCACGAACTTTGATAACTTTGCATTTGCCATGCTAACTGTGTTTCAATGCATCACGATGGAGGGCTGGACTGACGTCCTGTACTGG ATGCAGGATGCCATGGGTTATGAGCTTCCGTGGGTCTATTTTGTCAGTCTGGTCATCTTTGGATCCTTTTTCGTTCTAAATCTGGTTCTGGGTGTGTTGAGCGG AGAGTTCTCTAAAGAGCGAGAAAAGGCCAAAGCACGCGGTGATTTCCAGAAGCTCCGTGAGAAGCAGCAGCTGGAGGAGGATCTAAAGGGCTACCTGGACTGGATCACGCAGGCGGAGGATATCGACCCTGAGAACGATGACGACGGACTGGACGACGACAAGCCTAGAAATC TGAGTATGCCGGCCAGTGAAAATGAGTCTGTGAACACTGATAATGCTCCCGCTGGAGACATGGAGGGAGAGACCTGCTGTACTCGCATGGC AAATAGGATCTCCAAATCCAAATTCAG TCGATATTCACGCCGATGGAATCGGTTATGTCGGCGCACGTGCCGTGCAGCAGTGAAGTCAAATGTGTTCTACTGGCTGGTGATCTTCCTGGTGTTTTTGAACACACTTACTATCGCCTCTGAGCACCACCAGCAGCCAGACTGGCTCACCAATGTACAAG ATATCGCCAATAAGGTGTTGCTGGCTCTTTTTACCGGTGAGATGCTGCTGAAGATGTACAGCCTGGGTCTACAGGCCTATTTCGTCTCCCTTTTCAACCGCTTCGACAGTTTTGTGGTGTGCGGTGGAATTCTGGAGACTATCCTGGTAGAGACTAAGATCATGTCACCCCTCGGCATCTCTGTGCTGCGCTGTGTGCGTCTGCTCCGCATCTTCAAGATCACCAG GTACTGGAACTCTCTCAGTAATCTAGTGGCGTCTCTGCTGAACTCGGTGCGCTCTATCGCGTCCCTGCTTCTGCTGCTCTTCctgttcatcatcatcttcagtcTGCTCGGAATGCAGCTCTTTGGTGGCAAGTTCAACTTTGACGAGACGCGCCGCAGCACCTTCGATAACTTCCCGCAGTCTCTCCTCACCGTCTTTCAG ATTTTGACCGGAGAGGACTGGAACTCTGTGATGTATGATGGGATCATGGCATATGGTGGGCCCTCCTTTCCTGGCATGCttgtctgcatttatttcatcatcctcttcatctgCGGAAACT ACATCCTCCTGAATGTCTTCTTGGCCATTGCCGTGGACAACCTGGCAGACGCAGAGAGTCTGACATCTGcgcagaaagaggaagaggaggagaaagagaggaagaagcTGGCCAG AACGGCCAGTCCAGAGAAGCGGCAGAACTCTGAGAAACCACCTCTGGAGGatgaaaagaaagaggaaaagatTGAACTTAAATCCATCACTTCTGATGGAGAGACTGCCACCAAG ATCAACATAGATGAGTACACAGGGGAGGAGAATGAGGAGAAGAATCCATATCCTGTGAACGACTTCCCAG CAGGAGAGGAGGACGATGAGGAGCCAGAGATGCCAGTAGGTCCTCGTCCACGTCCACTCTCTGACATTCAGCTGAAGGAGAAAGCTGTCCCCATGCCAGAAGCCAGGGCTTTCTTTATTTTCAGCCCCAATAACAA gTTCAGGGTTTTGTGTCATAAGATTGTAAACCACAACATCTTCACCAATTTAATCCTGTTCTTTATACTGCTGAGCAGTATTTCACTGGCAGCGGAGGACCCAGTGAATAATGACTCATTCAGGAATcag ATTCTAGGCTATGCAGATTACGTGTTTACAGGAATCTTCACCATAGAGATCATTCTGAag ATGACAGCGTATGGAGCATTCCTACATAAGGGTTCATTTTGTcggaattattttaatattttggatcTGGTGGTGGTCAGTGTGTCTCTGATCTCCTCTGGAGTTCA GTCAAGTGCCATTAATGTAGTAAAGATTCTCAGAGTGCTGAGGGTGTTGAGGCCCCTGAGAGCAATCAACAGAGCCAAGGGCCTCAAA CATGTggtccagtgtgtgtttgtagcCATCCGTACCATCGGGAACATCGTCATCGTCACCACTTTGCTGCAGTTCATGTTTGCCTGTATTGGTGTTCAACTTTTCAAG GGCAAATTCTTCTACTGCACAGACACCTCTAAACAGACACATTCCGAATGCAG aGGGTCCTATATATTATACAAAGATGGGAATGTTGGGAAACCAGAGAAAGCACAGCGTTCATGGGAGAACAGTGACTTCAACTTTGATGATGTCCTGCAGGGCATGATGGCTCTGTTTGCCGTATCCACTTTTGAGGGTTGGCCAGG GCTCCTCTACAGAGCCATTGACTCCCATACAGAGGATGTTGGCCCAATCTACAACTACCGTGTGATCATCTCTATATTCTTCATCAtctacatcatcatcatcgccTTCTTCATGATGAACATATTCGTAGGTTTCGTCATTGTGACATTTCAGGAGCAGGGAGAGCAAGAGTACAAAAACTGTGAGCTGGACAAGAACCAG CGTCAGTGTGTGGAATATGCCCTGAAGGCCCGTCCCCTGCGCAGGTACATCCCCAAGAACCCGTATCAGTATAAGGTTTGGTACGTGGTGAACTCTACCTACTTTGAGTACCTGATGTTCACCCTCATTCTTCTCAACACCATCTGCCTGGCCATGCAG CATCATGGCCAATCTCAGTCGTTCAGCAAAGCCATGAATATCCTCAACATGTTGTTCACCGGCCTCTTCACTGTGGAAATGATCCTCAAACTCATCGCCTTCAAACCCAGG GGTTACTTTAGTGACCCCTGGAATGTTTTTGACTTCCTCATCGTAATTGGCAGCATTATAGACGTCATTCTGAGTGAGATCAAC CATTATTTTGTTGATGCATGGAACACGTTTGATGCCCTTATTGTAGTGGGTAGTGTTGTTGATATAGCCATCACAGAGGTTAAC CCAGctgacccctcctcctctccCCCCTCCTCTGTGGTAAGACCAATG GGCCTCCAAAACACTGAAGATAACGCCAGGATCTCAATCACATTCTTTCGGCTGTTCCGTGTGATGAGGCTGGTGAAGCTCCTGTCTCGGGGAGAGGGCATTCGGACGCTGCTCTGGACCTTCATTAAATCCTTTCAG GCTCTTCCCTATGTTGCTTTGCTGATCGTGATGCTGTTCTTCATCTACGCCGTCATTGGGATGCAG ATGTTTGGTAAGATTGCCCTGAGGGACAACAGCCAGATCAACCGAAACAACAACTTTCAGACGTTTCCTCAGGCTGTTCTGCTGCTCTTCAg GTGTGCAACAGGGGAGGCATGGCAGGAAATCATGCTGGCCTGTTCTCCGAACCGCCCGTGTGAgaaggggtcagaggtcagccaCAACAGTGAAGACTGTGGCAGCCACTTTGCCATCATCTACTTTGTTAGCTTTTATATGCTTTGCGCCTTCCTG ATCATTAACCTCTTTGTGGCCGTCATCATGGACAACTTTGACTATTTGACACGTGACTGGTCGATATTGGGGCCGCATCACCTGGATGAGTTTAAGAGGATATGGGCAGAGTACGATCCTGAGGCCAA GGGACGGATAAAGCACCTGGATGTGGTGACGTTGCTGCGCAGGATTCAGCCTCCCCTTGGGTTTGGAAAGCTTTGTCCACATAGAGTGGCGTGCAAG CGGCTTGTGTCCATGAACATGCCTCTCAATAGTGACGGGACGGTGATGTTCAACGCAACTCTCTTTGCTCTAGTACGAACGGCTCTACGCATCAAAACGGAAGGTGTGAAAATGTCATATACACACGTGCAGTTCATAAGCATGCAGAAAATCAATTCACATGCCAACATACACGCACCGAAAAGTcactgtttgtatttgtttgtgtcaGGTAACCTGGAGCAAGCGAATGAGGAACTCAGGGCCATCGTGAAGAAGATCTGGAAGAGGACGAGCATGAAGCTGCTGGATCAAGTCGTTCCCCCTGCTGGAG ATGATGAAGTAACAGTGGGGAAGTTCTATGCCACATTCCTGATTCAGGAATACTTCAGGAAATTTAAGAAGCGCAAGGAACAGGGCCTGGTGGCCAAAATTCCTCCAAAGACTGCTCTTTCATTGCAG GCTGGCCTGCGTACACTGCATGATATGGGTCCTGAGATCAGAAGAGCGATATCAGGAGACCTGACTGTggaggaggagctggagagagCCATGAAGGAAACCGTGTGTGCTGCATCTGAGGATGATATCTTCAGG CGGTCTGGCGGTCTCTTCGGTAACCACGTCAACTACTACCACCAGAGTGACGGCCACGCCTCCTTCCCACAGTCCTTCACAACACAGCGGCCGTTGCACATCAGTAAATCCGGGAGTCCTGGCGAAACAGAATCTCCGTCTCATCAGAAGCTTGTTGACTCCACCTTCACTCCGAGCAGTTACTCTTCCTCAGGATCCAACGCAAACATTAACAACGCCAACAACACAGCCATCGGACACCGGTACCCCAAACCTACCGTCAGCACAGTGGACGGACACACGGGACCGCCCCTCACCACCGTCCCACTGCCACGGCCCACATGGTGCTTTCCTAACAAGAG GAGCTGTTTCTATGACACTTTCATGCG CTCTGATTCCAGTGACAGTCGTCTCCCTATAATCCGGCGAGAGGAAGCATCTACAGATGAGACGTACGATGAAACATTACTAGATGAGAGAGATCAGACCATGCTCTCCATGGACAT GATGGAATTTCAGGATGAAGAGAGCAAGCAGTTGGCTCCCATGGTGGAGGCGGATGTAGGGGAGGAGAGGAGGCCGTGGCAGTCTCCACGGCGACGGGCCTTTCTCTGCCCCACTGCACTgg GTCGACGGTCTTCCTTTCACTTGGAGTGTCTGAGAAAACATAACAGACCTGATGTTTCTCAGAAAACAGCACTACCACTGCATCTAGTGCATCATCAG GCTCTGGCTGTGGCAGGGTTGAGTCCCTTGCTGAGACGGAGTCATTCTCCGACGCTGTTCACGCGTCTGTGTTCCACACCTCCTGCGAGTCCCAGCGGCCGTGGCGGGGGAGGGCCGTGCTACCAGCCCGTTCCGTCTCTGCGGTTGGAGGGCAGCGGATCTTACGAGAAACTCAACAGCAGCATGCCGTCTGTGAACTGCAGCTCGTGGTACAGTGACAGTAATGGCAACCACAGGGGGAGCGTGCAGAGGACGCAGCGACCCGTGTCCCTCACGGTTCCTCCGGTCACACGCAGAGACTCCATATCCGTGGCACATGGGAGCGCCTGCAGCCTCGTGGAGGCG GTGTTGATATCCGAGGGTTTGGGTCACTATGCACAGGATCCCTCCTTCATCCAGGTAGCGAAGCAGGAACTAGCGGACGCCTGCGACATGACCATGGAGGAGATGGAGAACGCTGCCGACAACATTCTCAATGCCAACGCGCCACCCAATGCCAACGGAAACCTGCTACCCTTCATACAGTGCAGAGACACTGGCTCCCAGGAGTCCCGTTGCAGCCACACGCTGAACCTCTCGACCGCCACGGGCTCCGATGAGCTGCTGGGGGTGGAGTTAGAGTGCTCCGAGGGGGCGGGGCAGCGGAACAGCACTCTGATGGAGGACGAGGACATGGAGTGCGTGACCAGTTTGTAG